A stretch of Antennarius striatus isolate MH-2024 chromosome 6, ASM4005453v1, whole genome shotgun sequence DNA encodes these proteins:
- the LOC137596533 gene encoding nucleotidyltransferase MB21D2 has protein sequence MAAPALSSRTGSAGSLGNSPTMAGGRLPHGGVGPELDFRSAARMEDLNRLIQEFSKHDQREYDDQRALEIHTAKDFIFSMLGMVQKLDQKLPVANEYLLLSGGVREGVVDMDLDELSVYARGTDYDMDFTLLVPALKLHDRNQPVTLDMRHSALGHSWLSLRLFDEGTINKWKDCCTIVDHINGTTNYFFSPTLVADWFYQSISLVLLEVQKKPQRGMPRVEKVERNGTIISVILGVGSSRMLYDIVPVVSFKGWPAVAQSWLMENHFWDGKITEEEVISGFYLVPACSYKGRKENEWRLSFARSEVQLKKCISSSLMQAYQACKAIIIKLLSRPKAISPYHLRSIMLWACDRLPSNYLAQDDFSAHFLLGLIDDLQHCLVNKMCPNYFIPQCNMLEHLSDETAMLHARKLSSVRSDPAEHLRTTIEHAKAANRLTVDLQWRGSANNLPSPQSDAGGENQPDDRLAKKLQQLVTENPGKSISVFINPDDVTRPHFRIDDKFF, from the exons ATGGCGGCCCCTGCTCTCTCCAGTCGGACTGGTTCTGCGGGCAGCCTCGGGAACAGCCCCACCATGGCCGGCGGGAGGCTCCCGCACGGCGGCGTCGGGCCCGAGCTCGACTTCAGGTCGGCGGCCCGAATGGAGGACCTGAACCGGCTCATCCAGGAGTTCAGCAAACACGACCAGCGGGAGTACGACGACCAGCGGGCTCTGGAGATCCACACCGCCAAGGACTTCATCTTCTCCATGCTGG GAATGGTCCAGAAGTTGGATCAGAAGCTCCCAGTCGCCAACGAGTACCTCCTCCTGTCAGGAGGTGTTCGGGAGGGTGTGGTGGACATGGACTTGGATGAGCTGAGCGTCTATGCTCGTGGCACAGACTACGACATGGACTTCACCCTGCTAGTCCCGGCTCTCAAACTGCACGACCGCAACCAACCGGTGACCCTGGACATGAGGCACTCAGCCCTCGGCCACTCATGGCTGAGTCTACGCCTCTTTGACGAGGGAACCATCAACAAGTGGAAGGACTGCTGCACCATCGTCGACCACATCAACGGCACCACCAACTACTTCTTCTCTCCGACGCTGGTGGCCGACTGGTTCTACCAATCCATCTCCctggtgctgctggaggtgCAGAAGAAGCCCCAGAGAGGGATGCCCAGAGTGGAGAAGGTGGAGAGAAACGGCACCATCATCTCCGTTATCCTGGGCGTGGGGAGCAGCCGTATGCTGTACGACATCGTCCCCGTGGTGTCGTTCAAAGGCTGGCCGGCCGTCGCCCAGAGCTGGCTGATGGAGAACCACTTCTGGGACGGGAAGatcacagaggaggaggtgatcaGCGGCTTCTATCTCGTCCCCGCGTGCTCCTACAAAGGCCGCAAGGAGAACGAGTGGCGTCTGTCGTTCGCACGCAGCGAGGTGCAGCTGAAGAAGTGCATCTCGTCCAGCCTGATGCAGGCATATCAGGCCTGCAAAGCCATCATCATCAAGCTGCTGTCCCGCCCCAAAGCCATCAGCCCGTACCACCTCCGCAGCATCATGCTGTGGGCCTGCGACCGCCTCCCTTCCAACTACCTGGCGCAGGACGACTTCTCCGCCCACTTCCTCTTGGGCTTGATCGATGACCTGCAACACTGCCTCGTCAACAAGATGTGTCCCAACTACTTCATTCCGCAGTGCAACATGCTGGAGCACCTGTCAGATGAGACCGCCATGCTGCACGCCCGCAAACTCTCCTCAGTGCGCTCCGACCCGGCCGAGCACCTGCGCACCACCATCGAGCACGCCAAGGCCGCCAACAGGCTGACGGTGGACCTGCAGTGGCGAGGCAGCGCCAATAACCTCCCATCGCCGCAGTCCGACGCAGGCGGAGAGAACCAACCCGACGACCGGCTGGCgaagaagctgcagcagctggtcACGGAGAATCCCGGGAAATCCATCTCAGTGTTCATCAATCCGGACGACGTCACACGGCCGCACTTCCGTATCGATGACAAGTTCTTCTGA
- the LOC137597110 gene encoding fibroblast growth factor 12-like isoform X2: MESKEKAPAEPQLKGIVTRLFSEQGFFLQMQPDGAIGGNKDENSDYTLFNLIPVGLRVVAIQGVKAGLYVAMNAEGFLYTSDVFTAECKFKESVFENYYVIYSSTLYRQHESGRAWFLGLNKEGVIMKGNRVKKTKPCSHFVPRPIEVCMYKEPSLHELEEKLLKSSRSPTLNSRERERSGERDLEEEQEDCTEQDGS, translated from the exons ATGGAGAGCAAAGAGAAAGCACCGGCAG agcCCCAGCTGAAGGGCATCGTGACGCGTCTCTTCAGTGAACAGGGTTTCTTCCTCCAGATGCAGCCGGATGGAGCGATCGGCGGGAACAAGGACGAGAACAGCGACTACA cTTTGTTCAACCTGATTCCGGTGGGTTTGCGGGTCGTGGCGATCCAGGGCGTGAAGGCGGGACTCTATGTGGCAATGAACGCAGAAGGATTCCTCTACACATCG gatgTGTTCACAGCGGAGTGTAAATTCAAGGAGTCGGTGTTTGAGAACTACTATGTCATCTACTCGTCCACGCTGTACCGGCAGCACGAGTCGGGTCGCGCCTGGTTCCTCGGCTTGAACAAGGAAGGAGTCATCATGAAGGGAAACCGAGTGAAGAAAACCAAACCCTGCTCACACTTCGTCCCCAGACCCATCGAAG TATGCATGTATAAGGAGCCGTCGCTGCATGAGCTCGAGGAGAAGCTGCTGAAGTCGTCACGGAGCCCGACGCTGAACAGCCGGGAGCGGGAAAGGAGCGGGGAGCGCGATCTGGAGGAGGAGCAAGAGgactgcacagagcaggacggaTCATAG
- the LOC137597110 gene encoding fibroblast growth factor 12-like isoform X1 — protein sequence MTRYRSLFRRLLSGEGKGEEEDREEGSTPRESSQQQPQLKGIVTRLFSEQGFFLQMQPDGAIGGNKDENSDYTLFNLIPVGLRVVAIQGVKAGLYVAMNAEGFLYTSDVFTAECKFKESVFENYYVIYSSTLYRQHESGRAWFLGLNKEGVIMKGNRVKKTKPCSHFVPRPIEVCMYKEPSLHELEEKLLKSSRSPTLNSRERERSGERDLEEEQEDCTEQDGS from the exons ATGACCCGCTACCGCAGCCTGTTCCGTCGGCTGCTTTCCGGCGAGggcaaaggagaggaggaagaccgGGAGGAAGGCAGCACTCCAAGAGAGAGCAGCCAGCAGC agcCCCAGCTGAAGGGCATCGTGACGCGTCTCTTCAGTGAACAGGGTTTCTTCCTCCAGATGCAGCCGGATGGAGCGATCGGCGGGAACAAGGACGAGAACAGCGACTACA cTTTGTTCAACCTGATTCCGGTGGGTTTGCGGGTCGTGGCGATCCAGGGCGTGAAGGCGGGACTCTATGTGGCAATGAACGCAGAAGGATTCCTCTACACATCG gatgTGTTCACAGCGGAGTGTAAATTCAAGGAGTCGGTGTTTGAGAACTACTATGTCATCTACTCGTCCACGCTGTACCGGCAGCACGAGTCGGGTCGCGCCTGGTTCCTCGGCTTGAACAAGGAAGGAGTCATCATGAAGGGAAACCGAGTGAAGAAAACCAAACCCTGCTCACACTTCGTCCCCAGACCCATCGAAG TATGCATGTATAAGGAGCCGTCGCTGCATGAGCTCGAGGAGAAGCTGCTGAAGTCGTCACGGAGCCCGACGCTGAACAGCCGGGAGCGGGAAAGGAGCGGGGAGCGCGATCTGGAGGAGGAGCAAGAGgactgcacagagcaggacggaTCATAG
- the parlb gene encoding presenilin-associated rhomboid-like protein, mitochondrial isoform X3: MQCVTCPLGVAVISLVVFWRFGSEPFAGSAGRSLCFTMAWRSCAVLLRLTGGEASWSSVRGGSRWPQSLHQNRGFKKASRKPESRKVEEELEAPHTESPEAAAPRQMPAPPQAPPRSMLSFRRLIKPFAFTVGFTGCSFGSAAIIHYESLKSLFDSRFARFQGDGLERQPTQKRGDFRNLINQWWNSLSQGQKTVAVIIAANTIVFCCWRVPFLQPSMIKYFTANPASNTLCSPMLLSTFSHFSFLHMAANMYVLWSFSTTAGTILGTEDFVAIYLSAGVISTFVSYTWKVATGLAGPSLGASGAIMSILAAVCTKIPEAKLAIVFLPMFTFSAANALKAIIALDTTGVLLGWKFFDHAAHLGGAMFGIWSISSGNSLIVWYQRQILKIWHNLRTRGGSGGGDNRGGGR; this comes from the exons ATGCAGTGTGTCACGTGTCCTCTAGGTGTCGCTGTCATTTCTCTGGTTGTCTTTTGGAGGTTCGGAAGTGAACCCTTCGCCGGGTCGGCCGGAAGGTCACTGTGCTTCACTATGGCGTGGAGGTCCTGCGCTGTCCTGCTTCGGCTGACCGGAGGAGAAGCTTCATGGAGCTCCGTAAGGGGAGGCAG CAGGTGGCCTCAAAGCCTCCACCAGAATCGAGGCTTCAAGAAAGCCTCACGGAAACCAGAATCCAGGAAGgtagaggaggagctggaagccCCTCACACAGAGTCCCCTGAAGCAGCAGCCCCCCGCCAGATGCCTGCCCCCCCTCAGGCTCCACCCAGGTCAATGCTGTCCTTCAGGCGACTCATCAAACCGTTTGCCTTCACAGTGGGA TTTACAGGCTGCTCCTTCGGCTCGGCGGCCATTATCCACTATGAGTCCTTGAAGTCTCTCTTCGATAGTCGCTTTGCCAGGTTCCAAGGTGACGGGCTGGAGAGGCAGCCGACACAGAAAAGAGGAGACTTTCGTAACCTG ATCAACCAGTGGTGGAACAGCTTGAGTCAAGGTCAGAAGACGGTCGCAG TGATTATTGCTGCTAACACCATTGTGTTTTGCTGCTGGAGAGTGCCGTTTCTGCAGCCCAGCATGATCAAATACTTCACCGCTAACCCCGCCTCCA ACACACTCTGCTCTCCAATGCTCCTCTCCACCTTCAGCCACTTCTCCTTCCTCCACATGGCTGCTAACATGTACGTCCTTTGGAGCTTCTCCACCACTGCCGGCACCATTCTGGGCACAGAGGATTTTGTGGCCATCTACCTGTCTGCAG GCGTTATTTCCACATTTGTCAGTTACACCTGGAAGGTGGCCACCGGGCTTGCCGGCCCATCTCTGGGAGCT TCTGGAGCCATCATGTCCATCCTGGCTGCTGTCTGTACCAAGATACCTGAAGCCAAACTGGCCATCGTCTTCCTTCCAATGTTCACCTTCAGCGCCGCTAAC GCTCTAAAAGCCATCATCGCCTTGGATACCACCGGTGTGTTGTTGGGATGGAAGTTTTTCGACCACGCTGCTCATTTAGGAGGAGCCATGTTTGGAAT CTGGTCCATCAGTTCCGGTAACAGTTTGATCGTTTGGTACCAAAGACAAATTCTCAAAATTTGGCACAACCTGAGGACTCGAGGAGGGTCGGGCGGAGGTGATAACAGAGGGGGAGGGCGTTGA
- the LOC137597013 gene encoding claudin-1-like gives MAVGLQVVGLLLGIVSWCLQSSCTSSQVWKTRSQLESVSSSQWLFEGLWMSCAATSLGSIQCSKFKTVLGLPVHLQACRALMILSLLVGLASIIVSVIGLKCTKIGRTSERVKHQIALSGGILFILSGVFTLIAASWYTARVIHEFYDPLHIGARYELGTGLYLGWAASCLAILGGSMLCCSYKKTPPSPTGQFSYKFTKTSQGQSIYRAAPVSDGGSSKAYV, from the exons ATGGCGGTGGGCCTACAGGTTGTGGGTCTGCTATTGGGCATAGTGTCCTGGTGTCTGCAGTCCAGCTGCACCTCCTCTCAGGTGTGGAAAACCAGGAGTCAGCTTGAGTCGGTCAGCAGCAGCCAGTGGCTCTTTGAGGGTCTGTGGATGAGCTGTGCCGCCACCTCGCTGGGCTCCATCCAGTGCAGCAAGTTCAAGACGGTTCTGGGACTCCCGG TTCACCTGCAGGCCTGCAGGGCTCTGATGATCCTGTCTTTGCTGGTCGGTCTGGCCTCCATCATTGTCTCGGTGATAGGTCTCAAATGCACCAAGATCGGTAGGACCTCAGAGCGGGTCAAACACCAGATTGCCCTGTCTGGCGGGATCCTGTTCATCCTGTCAG GTGTCTTCACCCTTATCGCAGCCTCCTGGTACACCGCCAGAGTTATCCACGAGTTCTACGACCCGCTACACATTGGCGCCCG GTACGAGCTGGGTACTGGTCTGTATCTGGGCTGGGCCGCATCCTGTTTGGCCATACTGGGAGGATCTATGCTCTGCTGCTCATATAAGAAGACTCCCCCCTCTCCCACAGG CCAGTTTTCCTACAAATTCACCAAAACAAGCCAAGGACAGAGCATCTACCGGGCAGCGCCTGTGTCAGACGGTGGCAGCTCCAAAGCCTACGTGTGA
- the parlb gene encoding presenilin-associated rhomboid-like protein, mitochondrial isoform X2, with protein MQCVTCPLGVAVISLVVFWRFGSEPFAGSAGRSLCFTMAWRSCAVLLRLTGGEASWSSVRGGRWPQSLHQNRGFKKASRKPESRKVEEELEAPHTESPEAAAPRQMPAPPQAPPRSMLSFRRLIKPFAFTVGFTGCSFGSAAIIHYESLKSLFDSRFARFQGDGLERQPTQKRGDFRNLINQWWNSLSQGQKTVAVIIAANTIVFCCWRVPFLQPSMIKYFTANPASNTLCSPMLLSTFSHFSFLHMAANMYVLWSFSTTAGTILGTEDFVAIYLSAGVISTFVSYTWKVATGLAGPSLGASGAIMSILAAVCTKIPEAKLAIVFLPMFTFSAANVSFGFTYFHFVTSMMNPSSLSFPQALKAIIALDTTGVLLGWKFFDHAAHLGGAMFGIWSISSGNSLIVWYQRQILKIWHNLRTRGGSGGGDNRGGGR; from the exons ATGCAGTGTGTCACGTGTCCTCTAGGTGTCGCTGTCATTTCTCTGGTTGTCTTTTGGAGGTTCGGAAGTGAACCCTTCGCCGGGTCGGCCGGAAGGTCACTGTGCTTCACTATGGCGTGGAGGTCCTGCGCTGTCCTGCTTCGGCTGACCGGAGGAGAAGCTTCATGGAGCTCCGTAAGGGGAGGCAG GTGGCCTCAAAGCCTCCACCAGAATCGAGGCTTCAAGAAAGCCTCACGGAAACCAGAATCCAGGAAGgtagaggaggagctggaagccCCTCACACAGAGTCCCCTGAAGCAGCAGCCCCCCGCCAGATGCCTGCCCCCCCTCAGGCTCCACCCAGGTCAATGCTGTCCTTCAGGCGACTCATCAAACCGTTTGCCTTCACAGTGGGA TTTACAGGCTGCTCCTTCGGCTCGGCGGCCATTATCCACTATGAGTCCTTGAAGTCTCTCTTCGATAGTCGCTTTGCCAGGTTCCAAGGTGACGGGCTGGAGAGGCAGCCGACACAGAAAAGAGGAGACTTTCGTAACCTG ATCAACCAGTGGTGGAACAGCTTGAGTCAAGGTCAGAAGACGGTCGCAG TGATTATTGCTGCTAACACCATTGTGTTTTGCTGCTGGAGAGTGCCGTTTCTGCAGCCCAGCATGATCAAATACTTCACCGCTAACCCCGCCTCCA ACACACTCTGCTCTCCAATGCTCCTCTCCACCTTCAGCCACTTCTCCTTCCTCCACATGGCTGCTAACATGTACGTCCTTTGGAGCTTCTCCACCACTGCCGGCACCATTCTGGGCACAGAGGATTTTGTGGCCATCTACCTGTCTGCAG GCGTTATTTCCACATTTGTCAGTTACACCTGGAAGGTGGCCACCGGGCTTGCCGGCCCATCTCTGGGAGCT TCTGGAGCCATCATGTCCATCCTGGCTGCTGTCTGTACCAAGATACCTGAAGCCAAACTGGCCATCGTCTTCCTTCCAATGTTCACCTTCAGCGCCGCTAACGTAAGCTTTGGCTTCACCTACTTCCACTTTGTGACTTCCATGATGAAtccatcctccctctctttcccccAGGCTCTAAAAGCCATCATCGCCTTGGATACCACCGGTGTGTTGTTGGGATGGAAGTTTTTCGACCACGCTGCTCATTTAGGAGGAGCCATGTTTGGAAT CTGGTCCATCAGTTCCGGTAACAGTTTGATCGTTTGGTACCAAAGACAAATTCTCAAAATTTGGCACAACCTGAGGACTCGAGGAGGGTCGGGCGGAGGTGATAACAGAGGGGGAGGGCGTTGA
- the parlb gene encoding presenilin-associated rhomboid-like protein, mitochondrial isoform X4, translated as MQCVTCPLGVAVISLVVFWRFGSEPFAGSAGRSLCFTMAWRSCAVLLRLTGGEASWSSVRGGRWPQSLHQNRGFKKASRKPESRKVEEELEAPHTESPEAAAPRQMPAPPQAPPRSMLSFRRLIKPFAFTVGFTGCSFGSAAIIHYESLKSLFDSRFARFQGDGLERQPTQKRGDFRNLINQWWNSLSQGQKTVAVIIAANTIVFCCWRVPFLQPSMIKYFTANPASNTLCSPMLLSTFSHFSFLHMAANMYVLWSFSTTAGTILGTEDFVAIYLSAGVISTFVSYTWKVATGLAGPSLGASGAIMSILAAVCTKIPEAKLAIVFLPMFTFSAANALKAIIALDTTGVLLGWKFFDHAAHLGGAMFGIWSISSGNSLIVWYQRQILKIWHNLRTRGGSGGGDNRGGGR; from the exons ATGCAGTGTGTCACGTGTCCTCTAGGTGTCGCTGTCATTTCTCTGGTTGTCTTTTGGAGGTTCGGAAGTGAACCCTTCGCCGGGTCGGCCGGAAGGTCACTGTGCTTCACTATGGCGTGGAGGTCCTGCGCTGTCCTGCTTCGGCTGACCGGAGGAGAAGCTTCATGGAGCTCCGTAAGGGGAGGCAG GTGGCCTCAAAGCCTCCACCAGAATCGAGGCTTCAAGAAAGCCTCACGGAAACCAGAATCCAGGAAGgtagaggaggagctggaagccCCTCACACAGAGTCCCCTGAAGCAGCAGCCCCCCGCCAGATGCCTGCCCCCCCTCAGGCTCCACCCAGGTCAATGCTGTCCTTCAGGCGACTCATCAAACCGTTTGCCTTCACAGTGGGA TTTACAGGCTGCTCCTTCGGCTCGGCGGCCATTATCCACTATGAGTCCTTGAAGTCTCTCTTCGATAGTCGCTTTGCCAGGTTCCAAGGTGACGGGCTGGAGAGGCAGCCGACACAGAAAAGAGGAGACTTTCGTAACCTG ATCAACCAGTGGTGGAACAGCTTGAGTCAAGGTCAGAAGACGGTCGCAG TGATTATTGCTGCTAACACCATTGTGTTTTGCTGCTGGAGAGTGCCGTTTCTGCAGCCCAGCATGATCAAATACTTCACCGCTAACCCCGCCTCCA ACACACTCTGCTCTCCAATGCTCCTCTCCACCTTCAGCCACTTCTCCTTCCTCCACATGGCTGCTAACATGTACGTCCTTTGGAGCTTCTCCACCACTGCCGGCACCATTCTGGGCACAGAGGATTTTGTGGCCATCTACCTGTCTGCAG GCGTTATTTCCACATTTGTCAGTTACACCTGGAAGGTGGCCACCGGGCTTGCCGGCCCATCTCTGGGAGCT TCTGGAGCCATCATGTCCATCCTGGCTGCTGTCTGTACCAAGATACCTGAAGCCAAACTGGCCATCGTCTTCCTTCCAATGTTCACCTTCAGCGCCGCTAAC GCTCTAAAAGCCATCATCGCCTTGGATACCACCGGTGTGTTGTTGGGATGGAAGTTTTTCGACCACGCTGCTCATTTAGGAGGAGCCATGTTTGGAAT CTGGTCCATCAGTTCCGGTAACAGTTTGATCGTTTGGTACCAAAGACAAATTCTCAAAATTTGGCACAACCTGAGGACTCGAGGAGGGTCGGGCGGAGGTGATAACAGAGGGGGAGGGCGTTGA
- the parlb gene encoding presenilin-associated rhomboid-like protein, mitochondrial isoform X1, with protein MQCVTCPLGVAVISLVVFWRFGSEPFAGSAGRSLCFTMAWRSCAVLLRLTGGEASWSSVRGGSRWPQSLHQNRGFKKASRKPESRKVEEELEAPHTESPEAAAPRQMPAPPQAPPRSMLSFRRLIKPFAFTVGFTGCSFGSAAIIHYESLKSLFDSRFARFQGDGLERQPTQKRGDFRNLINQWWNSLSQGQKTVAVIIAANTIVFCCWRVPFLQPSMIKYFTANPASNTLCSPMLLSTFSHFSFLHMAANMYVLWSFSTTAGTILGTEDFVAIYLSAGVISTFVSYTWKVATGLAGPSLGASGAIMSILAAVCTKIPEAKLAIVFLPMFTFSAANVSFGFTYFHFVTSMMNPSSLSFPQALKAIIALDTTGVLLGWKFFDHAAHLGGAMFGIWSISSGNSLIVWYQRQILKIWHNLRTRGGSGGGDNRGGGR; from the exons ATGCAGTGTGTCACGTGTCCTCTAGGTGTCGCTGTCATTTCTCTGGTTGTCTTTTGGAGGTTCGGAAGTGAACCCTTCGCCGGGTCGGCCGGAAGGTCACTGTGCTTCACTATGGCGTGGAGGTCCTGCGCTGTCCTGCTTCGGCTGACCGGAGGAGAAGCTTCATGGAGCTCCGTAAGGGGAGGCAG CAGGTGGCCTCAAAGCCTCCACCAGAATCGAGGCTTCAAGAAAGCCTCACGGAAACCAGAATCCAGGAAGgtagaggaggagctggaagccCCTCACACAGAGTCCCCTGAAGCAGCAGCCCCCCGCCAGATGCCTGCCCCCCCTCAGGCTCCACCCAGGTCAATGCTGTCCTTCAGGCGACTCATCAAACCGTTTGCCTTCACAGTGGGA TTTACAGGCTGCTCCTTCGGCTCGGCGGCCATTATCCACTATGAGTCCTTGAAGTCTCTCTTCGATAGTCGCTTTGCCAGGTTCCAAGGTGACGGGCTGGAGAGGCAGCCGACACAGAAAAGAGGAGACTTTCGTAACCTG ATCAACCAGTGGTGGAACAGCTTGAGTCAAGGTCAGAAGACGGTCGCAG TGATTATTGCTGCTAACACCATTGTGTTTTGCTGCTGGAGAGTGCCGTTTCTGCAGCCCAGCATGATCAAATACTTCACCGCTAACCCCGCCTCCA ACACACTCTGCTCTCCAATGCTCCTCTCCACCTTCAGCCACTTCTCCTTCCTCCACATGGCTGCTAACATGTACGTCCTTTGGAGCTTCTCCACCACTGCCGGCACCATTCTGGGCACAGAGGATTTTGTGGCCATCTACCTGTCTGCAG GCGTTATTTCCACATTTGTCAGTTACACCTGGAAGGTGGCCACCGGGCTTGCCGGCCCATCTCTGGGAGCT TCTGGAGCCATCATGTCCATCCTGGCTGCTGTCTGTACCAAGATACCTGAAGCCAAACTGGCCATCGTCTTCCTTCCAATGTTCACCTTCAGCGCCGCTAACGTAAGCTTTGGCTTCACCTACTTCCACTTTGTGACTTCCATGATGAAtccatcctccctctctttcccccAGGCTCTAAAAGCCATCATCGCCTTGGATACCACCGGTGTGTTGTTGGGATGGAAGTTTTTCGACCACGCTGCTCATTTAGGAGGAGCCATGTTTGGAAT CTGGTCCATCAGTTCCGGTAACAGTTTGATCGTTTGGTACCAAAGACAAATTCTCAAAATTTGGCACAACCTGAGGACTCGAGGAGGGTCGGGCGGAGGTGATAACAGAGGGGGAGGGCGTTGA